A single window of Undibacterium sp. 5I1 DNA harbors:
- a CDS encoding ATP-binding protein: protein MGRLFWKFFFFIWLAQVTGIVGIGVTLSLRHQSEQAMLAAGIREHMQLHLETGASASSASSTTESYVPPNPDQLRMWPEQDDNLPPHLRRHRLHSAYPPDGFSAFVPMVAALIVSLLFAALLAWYTSKPIRNLRSAFLSLAAGNLQTRVGSSMGRRRDELADLGREFDNMAEQLSKLMESQRRLLHDVSHELRSPLARLQAAIGLARQQPERVEATMERVEREAVRMDKLVGELLTLSRIEAGVMASMDAIQIDELLAEVVDNAGFEAESKHKQLVFSSVTLGGNIMLQGRYELLYRALENVVRNAIKHTAKLGIITFEVQLLSADQELLIRILDQGQGVPEDELQAIFEPFYRGSNSTSSLNTSLSTELDSNVNNSTNNSPNTRGDDGYGLGLAIAQRVILAHGGSISASNRKDGGLCVEIRLSLRNPEHPGNI from the coding sequence GTGGGGCGTCTGTTCTGGAAGTTTTTCTTTTTTATCTGGCTGGCACAAGTCACGGGTATTGTCGGGATTGGCGTTACTCTATCGCTGCGACATCAAAGCGAACAAGCGATGCTCGCTGCGGGAATTCGTGAACACATGCAATTGCATCTTGAAACTGGCGCTAGTGCTAGTAGTGCTAGTTCCACGACAGAATCGTACGTTCCGCCGAACCCGGATCAGCTGAGAATGTGGCCAGAGCAGGACGACAATTTGCCGCCGCATTTACGTCGCCACCGGCTGCATTCAGCTTATCCACCTGATGGGTTTTCTGCGTTTGTTCCCATGGTGGCCGCCTTAATCGTTAGTCTGTTATTTGCCGCTTTGCTGGCCTGGTACACCTCCAAACCTATTCGTAATTTGCGTTCTGCTTTTCTCTCTTTGGCTGCGGGTAATTTACAAACACGGGTTGGCAGTAGCATGGGACGACGGCGCGATGAGTTGGCTGATCTGGGGCGTGAATTTGACAATATGGCAGAACAGCTTTCCAAATTAATGGAAAGTCAGCGCCGGCTGTTGCACGATGTATCGCACGAGTTGCGTTCACCTCTGGCTCGTTTGCAAGCGGCGATCGGATTAGCGCGCCAACAGCCGGAGCGCGTCGAGGCCACCATGGAGCGGGTAGAGCGCGAAGCGGTAAGGATGGATAAGCTGGTGGGGGAGTTACTCACCTTGTCGCGGATTGAGGCTGGTGTCATGGCTAGCATGGACGCGATTCAGATTGATGAATTGCTGGCGGAAGTGGTGGATAACGCAGGATTTGAGGCAGAGTCCAAACACAAGCAATTGGTTTTTTCGAGTGTCACCTTGGGTGGCAACATTATGCTGCAAGGGCGCTATGAATTGCTGTATCGCGCCCTTGAAAATGTCGTCCGTAATGCAATCAAACATACTGCCAAGCTTGGCATCATTACTTTTGAGGTGCAGTTGTTATCAGCGGACCAGGAGTTATTGATCCGTATATTGGATCAAGGACAAGGCGTACCAGAGGATGAGTTGCAGGCGATTTTTGAGCCTTTTTATCGCGGTAGTAACTCGACCTCTAGTTTAAATACTAGCCTTAGTACAGAGCTCGATAGTAACGTCAATAACAGTACCAACAACAGCCCCAATACCCGGGGTGATGATGGTTATGGCTTGGGCCTAGCCATCGCTCAGCGCGTCATCCTCGCCCATGGTGGTAGTATTTCAGCCTCCAATCGCAAGGACGGCGGATTGTGCGTAGAGATTAGATTATCGCTACGTAATCCTGAGCATCCTGGCAATATCTGA
- the prmC gene encoding peptide chain release factor N(5)-glutamine methyltransferase translates to MEWIKEGITLADCQKAGPLDLIDTRILLMHALGLSRIQLVTQSEMQLTAAQAQLVGDLLQRRYDGEPIAYLIGEREFFGLPFHITADVLIPRPDTELLVELAIQHTPQNSRVLDMGTGSGAIAIAIAHQRRDTHVSATDISAAAVAVAQKNAGRNVPDANMHICESDWYSALAGQHFHTIVANPPYIQKDDLHLSQGDLRFEPTVALTDHADGLTNYRHIIKNAAEHLHPQGWLLMEHGYNQAQAVRDLLTQHGFIEVQSWLDLSGIDRVSGGRLK, encoded by the coding sequence ATGGAATGGATTAAAGAAGGCATCACGCTTGCCGACTGCCAAAAAGCAGGCCCTCTGGATTTGATCGACACTCGCATTTTATTGATGCATGCACTAGGCTTAAGCCGGATACAACTGGTCACCCAGTCGGAGATGCAGCTCACCGCTGCGCAAGCGCAGCTAGTCGGCGATCTGCTGCAACGTCGTTATGATGGTGAGCCAATTGCCTATCTGATCGGTGAGCGAGAATTTTTTGGTTTGCCTTTCCACATCACTGCAGATGTTTTAATCCCCCGACCAGATACAGAATTATTAGTCGAGCTGGCAATTCAGCATACGCCGCAAAATAGTCGCGTTCTGGATATGGGTACAGGCTCGGGCGCAATCGCGATTGCAATTGCACATCAACGGCGTGATACGCATGTCAGCGCAACGGATATCAGCGCAGCTGCGGTAGCAGTAGCACAAAAAAATGCTGGCAGAAATGTCCCTGACGCGAACATGCATATTTGTGAAAGTGACTGGTATAGCGCACTCGCAGGTCAGCATTTTCATACGATCGTAGCCAATCCGCCTTATATCCAAAAAGATGATCTTCATCTGAGTCAGGGCGATTTGCGCTTTGAGCCGACGGTCGCTTTGACCGACCATGCAGATGGTTTAACTAACTATCGGCATATCATCAAGAATGCAGCAGAACATCTGCATCCTCAAGGCTGGCTGCTGATGGAGCATGGCTACAACCAAGCGCAAGCGGTACGTGATTTATTGACACAGCATGGTTTTATTGAGGTGCAAAGCTGGCTTGATTTATCGGGAATCGATCGCGTCAGTGGCGGTCGCCTGAAGTAA
- a CDS encoding disulfide bond formation protein B: MNPTKPLLISIASVCIALLGIALYLQLVEKMLPCPLCVMQRYAFVMVALFCLLALALPDVGRRLASAMALTASAFGLGVAAYHVWILANPQLTCGIDPLETSLNKIFPAKLLPTMFRADGICETPYEPILGLSIPAWSAVWFGTFSIALLVILIQNRKAQRRHLFRSLR; the protein is encoded by the coding sequence ATGAATCCTACAAAACCACTACTAATTTCTATCGCCTCTGTTTGTATTGCCTTACTAGGGATCGCCTTATACCTGCAACTGGTTGAAAAAATGCTGCCCTGCCCTTTGTGTGTAATGCAGCGCTATGCATTTGTTATGGTCGCCTTGTTTTGCCTGCTAGCGCTGGCATTGCCCGATGTTGGGCGTCGGCTCGCCAGTGCAATGGCGCTGACCGCATCGGCTTTCGGACTAGGCGTTGCTGCTTACCATGTGTGGATATTAGCCAATCCGCAATTAACTTGCGGTATCGATCCGCTGGAAACATCGCTGAATAAGATTTTTCCGGCCAAGCTGCTGCCGACGATGTTCCGAGCGGATGGCATATGCGAAACACCTTATGAACCGATTTTGGGTTTATCCATACCAGCGTGGTCAGCCGTATGGTTTGGCACTTTTTCAATTGCGCTCTTGGTTATCCTTATTCAAAACCGTAAAGCGCAAAGGCGCCATTTATTTAGAAGTCTGCGGTGA
- a CDS encoding C40 family peptidase: MIRIEPDQWLPHTYAKALSLVDVLRHPAADYEAMTAIEKDSLRQSQIEADEVVRILGFHDAHTLVMKSDQVLGWLPVSSLAVDATLTAFVLPQSAQLSVEVFFQQWQNTPYIWGGITRHGVDCSGLTQRYFLDVLNQRIPKNTYDQRRAGISKTLADITNNDLIFCTRIGGRGIHHVGIYINSDIWHAHGERGVIRQTLDEFMTQYQLLDVVKIDV; this comes from the coding sequence ATGATCAGAATTGAACCAGACCAATGGCTGCCGCACACTTACGCAAAAGCGCTAAGTCTGGTCGATGTGCTGCGTCACCCGGCAGCCGATTACGAAGCCATGACCGCGATTGAAAAAGACAGCTTGCGGCAATCACAAATCGAAGCGGATGAGGTGGTGCGTATCTTAGGTTTCCATGACGCACATACGCTGGTCATGAAATCAGATCAGGTGCTGGGCTGGCTACCAGTAAGCAGCCTCGCTGTTGATGCGACGTTGACCGCATTTGTACTACCGCAATCAGCGCAACTTTCGGTAGAAGTGTTCTTCCAGCAATGGCAAAACACGCCCTACATCTGGGGCGGCATCACACGTCATGGAGTAGATTGTTCAGGTCTGACGCAACGTTATTTTTTAGATGTACTGAATCAACGCATTCCCAAAAACACCTACGACCAGCGCCGTGCAGGTATCAGCAAGACCTTGGCGGATATCACAAATAATGATCTGATCTTTTGCACACGCATCGGTGGTCGCGGCATTCATCACGTCGGTATTTATATTAACTCAGACATTTGGCATGCGCATGGTGAACGCGGTGTGATCAGGCAAACTCTGGATGAATTTATGACTCAGTATCAACTACTTGATGTCGTCAAGATTGATGTTTGA
- the prfA gene encoding peptide chain release factor 1 has product MKPSMLSKLDQLAERLVEVGQLLNQEGVTNDMENYRKLTREHAELEPLVELYKNYQQAQNDIDSAQEMMADPEMKDFAQEEINTAKQRMEELQVDLQKMLLPKDPNDERNILLEVRAGTGGDEAALFAGDLLRMYTRFAERNRWQIEMMSESPSELGGYKEVIIRIAGFGAYSKLKFESGGHRVQRVPTTETQGRIHTSACTVAVMPEADELADVVINNADLRIDTFRASGAGGQHINKTDSAVRLTHLPTGIVVECQDGRSQHQNKAQAMRVLATRIMDGQMRAKQAKEAATRKSLIGSGDRSERIRTYNYPQGRMTDHRINLTLYKLDFILDGDLVELTNALVAEHQAELLAALGDDGI; this is encoded by the coding sequence ATGAAACCATCCATGCTCTCTAAACTCGACCAATTGGCAGAACGCCTGGTTGAAGTGGGTCAACTATTAAATCAGGAAGGTGTCACCAATGACATGGAGAACTACCGTAAGCTCACCCGTGAGCATGCCGAGTTAGAACCCTTGGTGGAGCTGTATAAGAATTACCAGCAAGCACAAAATGATATCGATTCAGCGCAAGAAATGATGGCAGATCCTGAGATGAAAGATTTCGCTCAGGAAGAAATCAATACAGCCAAACAGCGCATGGAAGAGTTGCAAGTCGATTTGCAAAAAATGCTGCTACCCAAAGATCCAAATGACGAACGCAATATTTTGTTGGAAGTTCGCGCCGGTACCGGTGGCGATGAGGCGGCGTTATTTGCGGGTGACCTGCTGCGCATGTACACGCGTTTTGCTGAACGCAATCGCTGGCAAATCGAAATGATGTCCGAATCCCCGTCCGAGCTGGGCGGCTACAAAGAAGTCATCATCCGCATTGCCGGTTTTGGTGCTTACTCAAAGCTCAAGTTCGAATCCGGCGGCCATCGCGTACAACGTGTGCCAACCACCGAGACTCAAGGTCGTATCCATACTTCTGCATGTACCGTCGCGGTGATGCCAGAGGCAGATGAACTGGCCGATGTGGTGATCAATAATGCCGATTTACGTATCGACACGTTCCGCGCCTCCGGTGCGGGTGGTCAGCATATTAATAAAACCGATTCTGCCGTACGTCTGACCCACTTACCGACCGGTATTGTGGTCGAATGCCAGGACGGTCGGAGTCAGCATCAAAATAAAGCTCAGGCGATGCGCGTTCTGGCAACCCGCATCATGGATGGTCAGATGCGCGCGAAACAAGCAAAAGAGGCGGCAACCCGCAAGAGCTTGATCGGCTCGGGCGATCGTAGCGAACGTATCCGTACTTACAACTATCCACAAGGCCGCATGACCGATCACCGCATCAACCTGACTCTGTACAAACTAGATTTTATTTTGGACGGCGATCTGGTGGAGCTGACCAATGCACTGGTGGCAGAACATCAGGCCGAATTGCTGGCAGCTTTGGGTGATGATGGGATTTAA
- the hemA gene encoding glutamyl-tRNA reductase, with product MQLLAVGLNHTTAPVSLREKLAFSPDQIGPAVVAARSWFGRDGFNQQTEVEAAILSTCNRTEMYAASHVDNPVDATAHFLADFHKLPYAELRHHLYTLPQDNAVRHAFRVASGLDSMVLGEPQILGQMKDAVRQADAAGGLGTYLHQLFQRTFAVAKEVRSTTEIGAHSVSMAAAAVRLSQRIFDKISEQHVLFIGAGEMIELCATHFAAQNPKSITIANRTLERGEVLAHRFNGKAIRLAELPNSLSKFDIIISCTASSLPIIGLGMVERAVKARRHRPMFMVDLAVPRDIESEVGALDDVFLYTVDDLGNVVQTGKENRQAAVTQAEAIIETRVQSFMHWVDGRLVVPIIQDLHENSEAMRLLELERARKMLARGDDIEAVLEALSKGITAKFLHGPQQALHQASGDERARLATLLPQLFRTKR from the coding sequence ATGCAACTACTAGCTGTTGGCCTCAACCACACGACTGCGCCAGTTTCGCTCCGCGAAAAACTGGCGTTTTCTCCTGACCAGATCGGTCCGGCGGTGGTAGCTGCACGCTCATGGTTTGGTCGTGATGGATTCAATCAGCAAACGGAAGTAGAAGCAGCGATTTTGTCCACCTGTAATCGCACCGAAATGTATGCGGCAAGCCATGTGGATAATCCGGTCGATGCAACTGCGCATTTTTTGGCAGATTTCCACAAATTGCCTTATGCGGAGTTGCGCCATCATCTGTACACGCTGCCGCAAGACAATGCTGTCCGCCATGCTTTCCGCGTAGCGTCTGGTCTGGATTCGATGGTGTTGGGCGAACCACAAATTTTAGGTCAGATGAAAGATGCCGTGCGCCAGGCAGATGCAGCGGGTGGGCTTGGCACTTATCTGCATCAGTTATTCCAGCGTACTTTTGCCGTCGCAAAAGAAGTTCGCAGCACCACTGAAATCGGTGCGCACAGTGTCTCGATGGCAGCCGCTGCTGTACGCTTATCACAACGGATTTTCGATAAAATTTCTGAGCAACATGTGCTGTTTATCGGCGCTGGTGAAATGATCGAATTATGCGCCACCCACTTTGCTGCACAAAATCCTAAGAGCATCACCATAGCCAACCGCACGCTGGAACGTGGCGAAGTACTGGCGCACCGCTTTAATGGCAAAGCAATCCGTCTGGCAGAACTACCAAATAGTTTGTCCAAGTTTGACATCATCATCTCTTGCACGGCGTCGTCATTGCCGATTATCGGTCTGGGCATGGTTGAACGCGCAGTCAAAGCGCGTCGTCATCGCCCTATGTTTATGGTGGATCTGGCGGTACCACGCGATATTGAGTCAGAAGTCGGCGCGCTGGATGACGTGTTTCTATACACCGTAGATGATCTAGGCAATGTAGTACAAACCGGTAAAGAAAACCGTCAGGCAGCGGTGACCCAGGCGGAAGCAATTATTGAAACTCGTGTGCAGTCCTTTATGCATTGGGTGGATGGACGGCTGGTAGTACCGATCATTCAGGATTTGCATGAAAACAGCGAAGCGATGCGTTTGCTCGAACTCGAACGAGCTCGTAAGATGCTTGCCCGCGGGGATGATATTGAAGCAGTGCTAGAAGCACTGTCCAAAGGTATCACAGCGAAATTTCTGCATGGCCCGCAACAGGCACTTCATCAGGCCAGCGGCGATGAGCGCGCCCGTCTTGCTACGCTATTGCCACAACTATTCCGCACCAAGCGTTAG
- a CDS encoding CHASE2 domain-containing protein translates to MNKNIKVERIALREWLAISFLMLLLTVGLASTNVLNRIDLSLYDRFMQANSIPARDDIIIVAIDDYSLAELGKWPFTREHHAELLRQLSAAKPLTIGIDVSFTEAEPVQANQTSGDQQLAEALNQNNVVVLPLSSESAGKGLTILKPIPIFASAARQLGHIHLELDQDGVARSVFLREGMNGEMWPQFALAMKDIGTKIAPGTEINLPGARAPAGDHAKDNPALNNSTKNSSTKSGTAQNIQGIWQRDYQMHIPFYGNNGHFTSVPYVAVLRGEVPASFFKNKYVLVGPTAIGMADAYPTPVSGEDGNMAGIEIHANVLASLLDNRSIHFAASWQTSLYCFASVLIALLGYLLLSPRIALIVTVILFTCLLLISYLALREGVWLPPTAALFILIIAYPLWSWRRLEAAIRYLGEEFILLDNEPHLLPELQIDLDDEEKSRPLQDRLEQRIDAMQLAARRVRDLRQFVSDSLSSLPDATLVTTTDGNVLMSNQVAKDYFSSIGIPQVNDALVPYLFATMSNPQAMDQTSSNAFSWWHLLDLHQSKTMASGIEVVDPRSRDLLIKSAPCYSSSKELVGWIVSLIDITNIRAAERSRDETLHFISHDMRAPQASILALLELQQDSATALPQAEFLSRIEKASRITLGLADNFVQLARAESQDYRMEDTDFQDILLDATEEMWTLTRAKNIRISSQIPAGDYPVRVDRALMTRALTNLLSNAIKYSPPNTIISCSLEYERSLAEASVICSISDQGYGIARADQPKLFQRFQRFRNGEQPKNDGVGLGMVFVKAVIDRHHGRVSFVSAPNEGTTFNIKLPAFSI, encoded by the coding sequence ATGAATAAAAACATCAAAGTTGAAAGGATCGCTCTACGAGAATGGCTGGCCATCAGCTTTCTGATGTTATTGCTGACGGTGGGATTAGCATCGACCAATGTACTCAATCGCATCGATTTAAGCTTGTATGATCGGTTCATGCAAGCCAATTCCATCCCTGCCCGTGATGACATTATCATCGTAGCGATTGATGATTACAGCCTTGCTGAACTGGGTAAATGGCCTTTTACTAGAGAGCACCATGCGGAGTTATTGCGGCAACTTTCTGCTGCCAAACCACTGACCATCGGTATCGACGTTTCGTTCACCGAAGCAGAGCCGGTACAAGCGAACCAGACAAGTGGTGACCAACAATTAGCCGAAGCATTAAACCAGAATAATGTTGTTGTGCTGCCTTTATCATCCGAAAGCGCAGGCAAAGGATTAACCATCTTAAAGCCGATACCTATATTTGCCAGCGCCGCACGACAGCTAGGCCATATCCATCTGGAATTAGATCAAGATGGTGTCGCACGCAGCGTTTTTTTACGAGAAGGGATGAATGGTGAAATGTGGCCGCAATTTGCACTAGCGATGAAGGATATCGGCACTAAAATTGCGCCTGGCACAGAGATAAATTTGCCTGGTGCCAGAGCACCTGCCGGCGATCATGCCAAAGACAACCCGGCATTAAATAACTCAACTAAAAACAGCTCAACTAAATCTGGTACGGCACAAAACATCCAAGGCATATGGCAACGTGATTACCAAATGCATATCCCGTTTTATGGCAACAATGGCCACTTCACTTCGGTACCTTATGTTGCGGTCTTGCGCGGCGAGGTTCCCGCTAGTTTTTTCAAAAACAAATATGTCTTAGTCGGCCCTACCGCGATCGGCATGGCAGATGCCTACCCAACACCTGTCTCTGGAGAAGACGGCAATATGGCAGGGATAGAGATCCATGCCAACGTCCTGGCTAGTCTGCTGGATAATCGCTCCATCCATTTTGCTGCCAGCTGGCAAACTAGCTTGTATTGTTTTGCTTCTGTCTTGATCGCATTGCTAGGCTATTTACTTTTATCACCGCGGATCGCTTTAATAGTCACCGTGATTTTGTTTACATGCTTATTGTTGATCAGTTATTTAGCATTGCGCGAAGGCGTATGGTTACCGCCCACTGCGGCATTGTTTATTCTGATTATCGCTTACCCGCTCTGGAGCTGGCGCCGGCTAGAAGCCGCCATTAGGTATCTAGGTGAAGAATTTATCTTGCTGGACAATGAACCTCATTTGCTTCCTGAGCTACAGATCGATCTGGATGACGAAGAAAAAAGTCGTCCCTTGCAAGATCGCTTAGAACAACGCATCGATGCAATGCAACTGGCGGCGCGCCGAGTGCGTGATCTGCGCCAGTTTGTAAGCGACAGCTTAAGTAGCCTGCCTGATGCTACGCTAGTCACCACCACAGACGGTAATGTGTTGATGTCCAACCAAGTTGCCAAAGATTATTTTAGTAGTATAGGCATACCGCAAGTGAACGATGCCTTGGTACCCTATTTATTCGCCACAATGAGTAACCCGCAAGCGATGGATCAGACTTCCAGCAACGCATTTAGCTGGTGGCATTTGCTGGATTTACATCAAAGCAAAACGATGGCAAGCGGTATAGAAGTGGTAGATCCCCGCAGTCGCGACCTGTTGATCAAGAGCGCACCTTGCTATTCCAGCAGCAAAGAACTGGTGGGCTGGATTGTCAGTCTGATTGATATCACTAATATCCGAGCAGCAGAACGCAGCCGGGACGAGACCTTACATTTTATCTCGCACGATATGCGCGCCCCGCAAGCATCTATTCTGGCGCTGCTGGAGCTGCAACAAGACTCCGCTACCGCTTTACCACAAGCAGAATTTTTAAGTCGTATCGAAAAAGCGTCTCGTATCACGCTCGGGCTGGCAGATAACTTTGTGCAGTTAGCACGCGCTGAATCGCAAGATTATCGAATGGAAGACACAGACTTTCAGGATATCTTACTGGATGCGACCGAAGAAATGTGGACCCTCACTAGGGCCAAAAATATCCGTATCTCGAGTCAAATACCAGCAGGTGACTATCCGGTGCGGGTTGACCGGGCGCTAATGACGCGCGCTCTGACCAATTTGCTCTCTAACGCGATCAAATATAGTCCGCCCAACACGATTATCAGTTGCAGCTTGGAATACGAACGCAGTCTGGCAGAAGCCTCCGTCATTTGCTCTATCAGCGACCAAGGTTATGGCATCGCCAGAGCCGATCAGCCCAAATTATTCCAACGCTTTCAACGTTTTAGAAATGGCGAGCAACCCAAAAATGATGGCGTTGGTCTAGGGATGGTATTCGTCAAAGCAGTGATTGATCGTCATCATGGTCGGGTCAGTTTCGTCAGCGCCCCCAACGAAGGCACGACCTTTAATATCAAATTACCAGCATTTAGTATTTGA
- a CDS encoding FecR domain-containing protein gives MSLASRPALNPLLHSSLYSSLRSYFRTSFYFSLSSQLPSLRSSLRKNLTLLILSMASLVLSISSSAVFAAPKSTGEPGSISGTETDMVYYALEGDTLSSIAQRFTEKTPNWVIIGKVNNITNDRTIPIGSLILIPLDLLPADPVEAKVLAMAGTSTAKLPTGAEENIALGNAYKEGTMITTGKNGFLTLVLPNDSRISIPSNSQVKLSKLRITKHSKSPRTEITLLQGRVESKVTPLESNKGRFEVRSPLAVAGVRGTHFRVSVNDNGIANEVLSGGVAVGSVKKPNTLVIPAGKGNVVTQQGVGDAVDLLPPPTLVGSYQLQEKPTLVFNLEKSSEAKSYHVQIASDAAIQNVLTEVRSAEERIKIDGLEDGNYFIRASTIDSVGLEGLPLIQAFTLKARPEPPFNVLPKAKIRAEKVDFVWTEAANTQAYHLQVASDNAFEKIVLDQSDIKAVQYSADKLTNGKYYWRIASITQKNGMANQGPYSDTKVVNFLPVQKVNQPSDRDANFLTFNWPSEPGQVFLIQIGRDPSFADIYFFRKIDKPELQIPRVAPGDYFIRVRATDADGYVGEFSAPQKFTVESRWVSRSGDPIKSGDAVVKPSF, from the coding sequence ATGTCGCTCGCTTCACGCCCTGCCCTCAATCCTTTGTTGCATTCCTCGCTGTATTCTTCTTTGCGTTCTTATTTTCGTACTTCTTTCTATTTTTCGCTGTCCTCGCAATTGCCATCACTGCGGTCATCGCTACGTAAAAACCTAACCCTGTTAATCCTAAGTATGGCGAGTTTAGTGCTGTCCATATCGAGCAGTGCTGTATTTGCCGCGCCAAAATCGACGGGTGAACCGGGCTCCATCTCGGGAACAGAAACCGATATGGTCTACTACGCTTTAGAGGGCGATACACTCTCTTCAATTGCGCAACGATTTACAGAAAAAACACCCAACTGGGTCATCATCGGTAAGGTCAACAATATTACCAATGACAGAACAATACCCATTGGCTCGCTCATCCTGATCCCATTAGACTTGTTACCCGCCGATCCGGTAGAAGCCAAAGTGCTGGCGATGGCTGGGACGTCAACAGCAAAATTACCCACTGGTGCCGAAGAGAATATTGCTTTAGGAAATGCCTATAAAGAGGGCACCATGATTACCACTGGTAAAAATGGATTTTTGACTTTGGTGCTACCTAACGACTCACGTATCTCAATTCCATCCAATAGTCAGGTCAAGTTGAGCAAATTACGTATCACTAAACACTCTAAAAGCCCGCGCACTGAAATTACCTTATTGCAGGGCCGGGTCGAGTCTAAAGTCACGCCATTGGAATCTAATAAAGGACGCTTTGAAGTCCGTTCGCCACTCGCCGTTGCGGGTGTCCGTGGCACACATTTCCGTGTCAGCGTGAATGATAATGGCATAGCGAATGAGGTATTGTCTGGCGGTGTTGCCGTAGGTTCGGTCAAAAAACCAAATACGCTGGTAATACCGGCCGGTAAAGGCAATGTAGTGACTCAACAAGGGGTGGGTGATGCGGTTGATTTATTACCACCACCTACACTGGTTGGTAGTTATCAACTACAAGAAAAACCAACACTGGTTTTCAATCTGGAAAAATCTAGTGAAGCAAAAAGCTACCATGTACAAATTGCCAGCGACGCGGCAATCCAAAATGTGTTGACAGAAGTTCGCTCAGCTGAAGAGCGTATAAAAATTGATGGTCTTGAGGATGGCAATTATTTTATCCGCGCCAGTACGATTGATAGCGTTGGACTTGAAGGCTTACCGTTAATCCAGGCATTCACTCTTAAAGCTCGCCCTGAACCACCTTTTAACGTACTACCTAAAGCGAAAATACGCGCAGAAAAAGTAGACTTTGTATGGACAGAGGCGGCTAATACGCAGGCATATCATTTGCAAGTTGCCAGTGATAATGCCTTCGAAAAAATCGTGCTGGATCAAAGCGATATCAAGGCAGTGCAATACAGTGCAGACAAACTTACTAACGGCAAATATTACTGGCGAATTGCAAGCATTACACAAAAAAATGGTATGGCAAATCAAGGCCCCTACAGTGACACAAAAGTAGTTAATTTTTTACCGGTTCAAAAGGTAAATCAACCTAGTGACAGAGATGCAAACTTTTTGACGTTTAACTGGCCGTCCGAACCCGGTCAAGTCTTCTTGATACAAATTGGACGTGATCCTAGTTTTGCCGATATCTACTTTTTCAGAAAAATAGACAAACCAGAATTACAAATTCCTCGTGTAGCTCCTGGCGACTATTTTATTCGTGTCAGAGCGACGGATGCAGACGGGTATGTTGGTGAATTTTCAGCACCGCAAAAATTTACTGTTGAATCTCGCTGGGTTAGCCGCTCTGGCGATCCGATCAAATCTGGCGACGCTGTCGTCAAACCGAGCTTTTAA
- a CDS encoding response regulator transcription factor, translating to MRIAVLDDDNNLLELVCTILTAAGHTCHPFLSGKEMLHNLRRDSYDMLILDWQVPDLSGTEILHWVREKLSPNLPVLFMTSRSGEDDIVAGLAAGADDYMIKPIRRSELVARVQALLRRAYPAQTMSEHLQFGIYKFETRAGRVSVNDVPVEMTQKEFDLALLLFRNLGRPLSRAYILEAVWSRDIDIPSRTMDTHISRVRSKLELRPENGYRLAPVYSYGYRLEQVTAEQ from the coding sequence ATGAGAATTGCCGTACTTGACGATGACAACAATTTATTAGAGCTGGTTTGCACCATCTTGACTGCGGCTGGCCATACCTGCCACCCTTTCCTAAGCGGTAAAGAGATGCTGCACAACTTACGTCGTGATAGCTACGACATGCTAATACTTGACTGGCAAGTTCCCGATTTAAGCGGAACTGAAATCCTGCACTGGGTCAGAGAGAAGCTATCACCCAATCTGCCGGTCTTGTTTATGACCAGCCGCTCTGGCGAAGACGATATCGTCGCGGGTCTGGCAGCGGGTGCAGATGATTACATGATCAAGCCGATACGCCGTAGTGAGCTAGTAGCGCGTGTGCAAGCGTTGTTACGCCGCGCGTACCCGGCGCAAACTATGTCGGAACATTTGCAATTTGGTATTTACAAGTTCGAAACGCGCGCTGGTCGTGTCAGTGTTAATGACGTGCCGGTTGAAATGACGCAAAAAGAATTTGATCTGGCACTGCTTTTGTTCCGCAATCTTGGTCGGCCTTTATCGCGTGCCTATATTTTAGAAGCGGTCTGGTCGCGTGATATTGATATTCCGTCACGCACCATGGATACGCATATCTCACGCGTCCGCAGCAAGCTCGAACTTCGGCCAGAAAACGGCTACCGGCTGGCTCCCGTTTATAGCTATGGCTATCGCCTGGAGCAAGTTACAGCGGAGCAGTAA